One part of the Phoenix dactylifera cultivar Barhee BC4 chromosome 4, palm_55x_up_171113_PBpolish2nd_filt_p, whole genome shotgun sequence genome encodes these proteins:
- the LOC103709967 gene encoding 40S ribosomal protein S7-like, translated as MYTARKKIQKEKDVEPTEFEEIVAQALFDLENTNQELKSDLKDLYINSAIQIDVAGNRKAVVIHVPYRLRKAFRKIHVRLIRELEKKFSGKDVILIATRRIVRPPKKGSAVVRPRSRTLTHVHEAMLEDIVYPAEIVGKRIRYRLDGSKIIKIFLDPKERNNTEYKLESFAGVYRKLTGKNVVFEYPVTEA; from the exons ATGTATACAGCGAGGAAGAAAATCCAGAAGGAAAAGGATGTTGAACCTACTGAATTTGAGGAGATAGTCGCCCAG GCCCTTTTTGACTTGGAGAACACCAATCAGGAGCTTAAAAGTGACTTGAAGGATCTTTACATTAACTCAGCTAT TCAAATTGATGTTGCGGGGAACCGGAAGGCTGTTGTTATCCATGTTCCTTACAGACTCCGGAAGGCTTTCCGGAAAATTCATGTGAGGCTTATCCGGGAACTGGAGAAGAAATTCAGTGGCAAG GATGTAATATTGATTGCTACTAGAAGGATAGTGAGGCCACCAAAAAAGGGTTCTGCAGTAGTTCGGCCCCGAAGCCGCACACTGACACATGTGCATGAAGCAATGTTGGAGGACATTGTTTATCCAGCAGAGATTGTTGGGAAACGTATTCGATATCGTCTTGATGGATCTAAGATCATCAAG ATCTTCTTAGACCCAAAAGAGAGGAACAACACTGAGTATAAGTTGGAGAGCTTTGCTGGAGTATACCGCAAACTTACAGGAAAAAATGTGGTGTTTGAGTACCCCGTTACTGAGGCATGA
- the LOC113462917 gene encoding uncharacterized protein LOC113462917, with translation MSFDDQELLKYLKEYDGGHIRPSWGAIDPVRNPYHFGPDLLHAGSTRRSSGVSYYYVECAENPRTDERKVEDHSGCWRRVGVETPYRHGSNAVMYKQMFKFIPRDKGPRTWVMIEYTLHPNKSGKNKKAICAIQEEGSSRQ, from the exons ATGTCCTTCGACGATCAAGAGCTTCTAAAGTACCTCAAAGAATACGATGGTGGTCACATTAGGCCGTCGTGGGGAGCAATTGATCCAGTTCGCAATCCTTACCATTTCGGCCCCGATCTACTGCATG CTGGGAGCACGCGTCGCAGCTCAGGTGTATCTTATTACTACGTTGAGTGCGCCGAGAACCCCAGGACCGACGAGCGAAAAGTCGAAGATCATAGTGGCTGCTGGCGGCGCGTCGGCGTAGAAACACCGTATAGACATGGGAGTAATGCTGTTATGTACAAGCAGATGTTCAAATTTATTCCACGAGATAAAGGCCCCAGGACTTGGGTCATGATTGAGTACACCCTTCATCCCAATAAGAGTGGCAAAAATAAG AAGGCCATCTGCGCAATCCAAGAAGAGGGAAGCTCCAGGCAGTAG